A stretch of the Epinephelus fuscoguttatus linkage group LG2, E.fuscoguttatus.final_Chr_v1 genome encodes the following:
- the LOC125903572 gene encoding uncharacterized protein LOC125903572 isoform X1: protein MEVAPCVQEASSHAASLLASLNLQRERAQFCDCVVRQIQSPGQLHAAHRCVLAASSPVLASILSSTGALVELQAPCLSDSVLALLLDYIYTGALPSTHSQHQYYNLLTAACHLQMDELQNALRALQTEVKTVDNVNASNQPHEDKYLPSSLEKKDHQYPPNVDTCDNIDPCRSCSENDANHCSKKDGSAFCSISESTESDINTANCRPQQLIQNINCTTEVHRVSGVDKEVQKDPFHSAHSAGTIKPESWQRGTEDEPERTVESKMRSNLLCIAGIQEEEMSTAAEEKQTNRKEEDKTPIRHSPLLCLSTSHLKGYVSPSQYSSSSSSSSPHPCCGAVPVICHSSSAGVIQLAEMSPMRSPYHPVSQAPVSSSRASDPESINNESTDEGTTTRHKKHCAVQNQDCRNSKDHSRSWDYKHVSNQSDILKQVCNCSNADDLIGQNDEHTSNGLSPITDHNDSHAHCYSIHNKNPIKHFRDDSGPQNRDCSSFARRLKYKNDLNFEGVPSKHQGLEGSDCHNVRKATEEQSIRSQDPKPDVPLPVQDTDTGNGACCGSLCAEGEAKEEDGYSRCPAETDKQDGHCNLDRTETSTKAAASSQHERDSDNTDRGMTDRSHISTTLESCLDSVTGGLSGFERRTSMEVDKMSGAEITEPNIAFTVDHNMSDSTYSVVGPSYYGLLQYHCLPQEEEHLSYGYSGRRRSNFSHPDHSDQSSDEEEVNGFASPGYNPLRQHFATASTDQVLLLDISAKPAELLVANAFGQKKTFGSGFGNTDREKRNEATSVAGVDTRSWVGEINVKERKSVSKDRSRPGAEVIHKARVAEGMCDLKEGDNQTTVLTVCSPPSVPDSLQASMSSTLSVCIPPTLPASTAANISAHLSNPVHHPFQCSLCDRSFSQRGSLNRHVRSHLGVRPFPCPRCPMTFSRQYRVTEHMRVHQRCVLRSDFQKPHVSST, encoded by the exons ATGGAG gtggcaccttgtgtcCAGGAAGCTAGTAGCCACGCAGCATCGCTGCTGGCAAGTCTAAACCTCCAAAGAGAACGAGCTCAGTTCTGTGACTGTGTGGTCAGACAGATACAGAGCCCGGGTCAACTGCACGCTGCACACAG GTGTGTCCTGGCAGCCTCAAGTCCAGTGTTGGCGTCTATCTTGTCCTCTACTGGTGCCCTGGTGGAACTGCAGGCTCCATGTTTGTCTGACTCTGTGCTTGCACTTCTTCTGGACTATATTTACACAGGGGCATTGCCATCCACTCATAGCCAGCACCAGTATTACAATCTGCTCACTGCTGCCTGCCACCTGCAGATGGATGAACTGCAGAATGCCCTGAGGGCTTTGCAGACTGAGGTGAAAACTGTAGATAATGTAAATGCCTCCAATCAACCACATGAAGACAAGTATTTGCCATCATCACTGGAGAAAAAGGATCATCAATATCCACCCAATGTGGACACATGCGATAATATAGATCCATGCAGAAGTTGCAGCGAAAATGATGCAAACCACTGTAGCAAAAAAGATGGAAGTGCCTTCTGTAGTATATCTGAAAGCACTGAAAGTGACATCAATACAGCTAACTGCAGACCACAGCAATTGATTCAAAACATCAACTGCACCACTGAAGTGCACAGGGTTTCTGGAGTAGACAAAGAGGTGCAAAAGGATCCGTTTCACTCAGCTCATTCAGCTGGCACTATAAAACCAGAGAGCTGGCAGAGGGGCACAGAAGATGAGCCAGAGCGGACAGTTGAGAGCAAGATGAGGTCAAATTTACTTTGCATTGCTGGGATACAAGAGGAAGAGATgagcacagcagcagaggagaagcAAACTAACAGAAAAGAGGAAGACAAGACTCCAATCCGTCACTCTCCCCTTCTTTGTCTCTCGACCTCTCACCTTAAGGGCTATGTTTCACCCTCACAGtactcctcctcatcctcttcctcatcaCCACATCCATGCTGTGGGGCAGTACCTGTCATTTGTCACAGCAGTAGTGCAGGAGTGATCCAGTTGGCAGAGATGTCTCCAATGCGTTCTCCTTACCATCCAGTATCTCAAGCCCCAGTCAGCTCCAGCAGGGCCTCTGACCCAGAAAGCATTAACAATGAGAGCACTGATGAAGGTACTACCACTAGACACAAGAAACATTGTGCAGTACAGAATCAGGATTGCAGAAACAGTAAAGATCACAGTAGGAGTTGGGATTACAAGCATGTTTCAAATCAATCTGACATCCTAAAACAGGTTTGCAACTGCAGCAATGCAGATGATTTGATAGGACAGAATGATGAACATACGAGCAATGGATTATCCCCCATTACAGATCATAATGATAGCCATGCTCATTGTTATTCAATTCACAACAAGAATCCTATCAAACATTTTAGGGATGATTCAGGGCCACAGAATAGGGATTGCAGCAGTTTTGCCAGAAGATTAAAGTATAAAAATGATCTTAATTTTGAGGGTGTCCCCTCCAAGCATCAGGGACTGGAAGGTTCAGATTGCCACAATGTCCGGAAGGCAACAGAGGAGCAGTCCATTCGCTCACAAGATCCGAAACCTGATGTTCCACTTCCTGTACAGGATACAGACACAGGAAATGGCGCGTGCTGTGGAAGTTTGTGTGCTGAAGGAGAAGCGAAAGAGGAAGACGGTTACTCGAGGTGTCCAGCTGAAACAGATAAACAGGACGGCCACTGCAACTTGGATAGAACTGAGACAAGCACAAAAGCTGCTGCTTCTAGCCAGCATGAACGTGACTCAGACAACACAGACAGAGGTATGACAGACAGAAGTCATATCTCCACCACACTTGAATCATGTCTGGATAGTGTCACTGGTGGTCTCTCTGGCTTTGAACGCCGCACATCTATGGAGGTTGACAAGATGTCAGGCGCTGAGATCACAGAGCCAAACATAGCTTTTACTGTGGATCACAACATGTCTGACTCTACGTATAGTGTTGTGGGGCCATCATACTATGGACTTCTTCAATATCACTGCCTACCACAGGAGGAAGAACACTTATCATACGGATACTCTGGTCGCAGACGCTCCAACTTTAGCCACCCTGATCATTCAGACCAGTccagtgatgaggaggaggttaATGGCTTTGCCAGTCCAGGTTACAATCCTCTGAGGCAGCACTTTGCTACAGCGAGCACAGACCAGGTTCTGCTGCTAGACATTAGTGCCAAACCTGCTGAGTTGCTAGTTGCTAATGCATTCGgccaaaagaaaacatttggaAGTGGGTTTGGGAATACTGATAGAGAGAAAAGGAATGAAGCGACATCTGTAGCAGGGGTTGACACTAGATCTTGGGTTGGGGAAATTAatgttaaagaaagaaaatctgtCAGTAAAGATCGAAGCAGGCCAGGAGCTGAGGTTATACATAAAGCTAGGGTTGCTGAGGGGATGTGCGACCTTAAAGAGGGTGATAACCAGACCACTGTCTTGACAGTCTGTTCCCCTCCTAGTGTGCCAGACTCTCTACAAGCCTCCATGTCATCTACCTTGTCTGTCTGCATACCTCCTACCCTGCCAGCCAGTACGGCAGCAAATATATCAGCTCATCTGTCAAACCCTGTTCACCACCCCTTCCAGTGCTCTCTGTGTGACCGTTCCTTCAGCCAGCGAGGCTCTCTGAATCGACATGTGCGGAGCCACCTTGGTGTACGGCCCTTCCCCTGTCCCCGCTGCCCTATGACTTTTTCACGTCAGTACCGTGTCACAGAGCACATGCGTGTTCACCAGCGCTGTGTCCTCAGGAGTGACTTTCAGAAGCCCCACGTGTCTTCAACTTAG
- the LOC125903572 gene encoding uncharacterized protein LOC125903572 isoform X3, whose amino-acid sequence MEVAPCVQEASSHAASLLASLNLQRERAQFCDCVVRQIQSPGQLHAAHSITCCSLLSKVCPGSLKSSVGVYLVLYWCPGGTAGSMFV is encoded by the exons ATGGAG gtggcaccttgtgtcCAGGAAGCTAGTAGCCACGCAGCATCGCTGCTGGCAAGTCTAAACCTCCAAAGAGAACGAGCTCAGTTCTGTGACTGTGTGGTCAGACAGATACAGAGCCCGGGTCAACTGCACGCTGCACACAG CATCACATGTTGCTCTTTGCTCTCCAAGGTGTGTCCTGGCAGCCTCAAGTCCAGTGTTGGCGTCTATCTTGTCCTCTACTGGTGCCCTGGTGGAACTGCAGGCTCCATGTTTGTCTGA
- the LOC125903572 gene encoding uncharacterized protein LOC125903572 isoform X2 — protein MDELQNALRALQTEVKTVDNVNASNQPHEDKYLPSSLEKKDHQYPPNVDTCDNIDPCRSCSENDANHCSKKDGSAFCSISESTESDINTANCRPQQLIQNINCTTEVHRVSGVDKEVQKDPFHSAHSAGTIKPESWQRGTEDEPERTVESKMRSNLLCIAGIQEEEMSTAAEEKQTNRKEEDKTPIRHSPLLCLSTSHLKGYVSPSQYSSSSSSSSPHPCCGAVPVICHSSSAGVIQLAEMSPMRSPYHPVSQAPVSSSRASDPESINNESTDEGTTTRHKKHCAVQNQDCRNSKDHSRSWDYKHVSNQSDILKQVCNCSNADDLIGQNDEHTSNGLSPITDHNDSHAHCYSIHNKNPIKHFRDDSGPQNRDCSSFARRLKYKNDLNFEGVPSKHQGLEGSDCHNVRKATEEQSIRSQDPKPDVPLPVQDTDTGNGACCGSLCAEGEAKEEDGYSRCPAETDKQDGHCNLDRTETSTKAAASSQHERDSDNTDRGMTDRSHISTTLESCLDSVTGGLSGFERRTSMEVDKMSGAEITEPNIAFTVDHNMSDSTYSVVGPSYYGLLQYHCLPQEEEHLSYGYSGRRRSNFSHPDHSDQSSDEEEVNGFASPGYNPLRQHFATASTDQVLLLDISAKPAELLVANAFGQKKTFGSGFGNTDREKRNEATSVAGVDTRSWVGEINVKERKSVSKDRSRPGAEVIHKARVAEGMCDLKEGDNQTTVLTVCSPPSVPDSLQASMSSTLSVCIPPTLPASTAANISAHLSNPVHHPFQCSLCDRSFSQRGSLNRHVRSHLGVRPFPCPRCPMTFSRQYRVTEHMRVHQRCVLRSDFQKPHVSST, from the coding sequence ATGGATGAACTGCAGAATGCCCTGAGGGCTTTGCAGACTGAGGTGAAAACTGTAGATAATGTAAATGCCTCCAATCAACCACATGAAGACAAGTATTTGCCATCATCACTGGAGAAAAAGGATCATCAATATCCACCCAATGTGGACACATGCGATAATATAGATCCATGCAGAAGTTGCAGCGAAAATGATGCAAACCACTGTAGCAAAAAAGATGGAAGTGCCTTCTGTAGTATATCTGAAAGCACTGAAAGTGACATCAATACAGCTAACTGCAGACCACAGCAATTGATTCAAAACATCAACTGCACCACTGAAGTGCACAGGGTTTCTGGAGTAGACAAAGAGGTGCAAAAGGATCCGTTTCACTCAGCTCATTCAGCTGGCACTATAAAACCAGAGAGCTGGCAGAGGGGCACAGAAGATGAGCCAGAGCGGACAGTTGAGAGCAAGATGAGGTCAAATTTACTTTGCATTGCTGGGATACAAGAGGAAGAGATgagcacagcagcagaggagaagcAAACTAACAGAAAAGAGGAAGACAAGACTCCAATCCGTCACTCTCCCCTTCTTTGTCTCTCGACCTCTCACCTTAAGGGCTATGTTTCACCCTCACAGtactcctcctcatcctcttcctcatcaCCACATCCATGCTGTGGGGCAGTACCTGTCATTTGTCACAGCAGTAGTGCAGGAGTGATCCAGTTGGCAGAGATGTCTCCAATGCGTTCTCCTTACCATCCAGTATCTCAAGCCCCAGTCAGCTCCAGCAGGGCCTCTGACCCAGAAAGCATTAACAATGAGAGCACTGATGAAGGTACTACCACTAGACACAAGAAACATTGTGCAGTACAGAATCAGGATTGCAGAAACAGTAAAGATCACAGTAGGAGTTGGGATTACAAGCATGTTTCAAATCAATCTGACATCCTAAAACAGGTTTGCAACTGCAGCAATGCAGATGATTTGATAGGACAGAATGATGAACATACGAGCAATGGATTATCCCCCATTACAGATCATAATGATAGCCATGCTCATTGTTATTCAATTCACAACAAGAATCCTATCAAACATTTTAGGGATGATTCAGGGCCACAGAATAGGGATTGCAGCAGTTTTGCCAGAAGATTAAAGTATAAAAATGATCTTAATTTTGAGGGTGTCCCCTCCAAGCATCAGGGACTGGAAGGTTCAGATTGCCACAATGTCCGGAAGGCAACAGAGGAGCAGTCCATTCGCTCACAAGATCCGAAACCTGATGTTCCACTTCCTGTACAGGATACAGACACAGGAAATGGCGCGTGCTGTGGAAGTTTGTGTGCTGAAGGAGAAGCGAAAGAGGAAGACGGTTACTCGAGGTGTCCAGCTGAAACAGATAAACAGGACGGCCACTGCAACTTGGATAGAACTGAGACAAGCACAAAAGCTGCTGCTTCTAGCCAGCATGAACGTGACTCAGACAACACAGACAGAGGTATGACAGACAGAAGTCATATCTCCACCACACTTGAATCATGTCTGGATAGTGTCACTGGTGGTCTCTCTGGCTTTGAACGCCGCACATCTATGGAGGTTGACAAGATGTCAGGCGCTGAGATCACAGAGCCAAACATAGCTTTTACTGTGGATCACAACATGTCTGACTCTACGTATAGTGTTGTGGGGCCATCATACTATGGACTTCTTCAATATCACTGCCTACCACAGGAGGAAGAACACTTATCATACGGATACTCTGGTCGCAGACGCTCCAACTTTAGCCACCCTGATCATTCAGACCAGTccagtgatgaggaggaggttaATGGCTTTGCCAGTCCAGGTTACAATCCTCTGAGGCAGCACTTTGCTACAGCGAGCACAGACCAGGTTCTGCTGCTAGACATTAGTGCCAAACCTGCTGAGTTGCTAGTTGCTAATGCATTCGgccaaaagaaaacatttggaAGTGGGTTTGGGAATACTGATAGAGAGAAAAGGAATGAAGCGACATCTGTAGCAGGGGTTGACACTAGATCTTGGGTTGGGGAAATTAatgttaaagaaagaaaatctgtCAGTAAAGATCGAAGCAGGCCAGGAGCTGAGGTTATACATAAAGCTAGGGTTGCTGAGGGGATGTGCGACCTTAAAGAGGGTGATAACCAGACCACTGTCTTGACAGTCTGTTCCCCTCCTAGTGTGCCAGACTCTCTACAAGCCTCCATGTCATCTACCTTGTCTGTCTGCATACCTCCTACCCTGCCAGCCAGTACGGCAGCAAATATATCAGCTCATCTGTCAAACCCTGTTCACCACCCCTTCCAGTGCTCTCTGTGTGACCGTTCCTTCAGCCAGCGAGGCTCTCTGAATCGACATGTGCGGAGCCACCTTGGTGTACGGCCCTTCCCCTGTCCCCGCTGCCCTATGACTTTTTCACGTCAGTACCGTGTCACAGAGCACATGCGTGTTCACCAGCGCTGTGTCCTCAGGAGTGACTTTCAGAAGCCCCACGTGTCTTCAACTTAG
- the LOC125903593 gene encoding uncharacterized protein LOC125903593 translates to MSVELQHASEPGGNNASLQGTMLGGSKPLHRFMQGQPKITGIVVLILGSSFFIFCTLMMLVHYNEINPLQPAMVLAILYLVCGSLYIVTENKPTKKTVTMSLALSIVSLLASCWIIFLYLPNIIHNLQRVHLDEDIMVATDDGIFPSEYEQLEMASEQIFLLYTGVGGIIFIVMSFLAGAALRSTKSKAIVVMTATSAEPPVE, encoded by the exons ATGTCTGTTGAGCTCCAACATGCCAGTGAACCAGGCGGAAATAATGCAAGTCTTCAAGGCACCATGCTGGGGGGCAGCAAACCTTTACACCGCTTCATGCAGGGGCAACCCAAGATTACTGGc aTCGTCGTGCTAATCTTGGGCTCATCTTTCTTCATCTTTTGCACCTTGATGATGTTAGTCCACTATAATGAGATTAATCCCCTCCAGCCTGCCATGGTGCTGGCAATCCTG TACCTCGTGTGTGGGTCTCTGTATATTGTGACAGAGAACAAGCCGACCAAGAAAACT GTAACCATGTCGTTGGCTCTGAGTATTGTGAGCCTACTGGCGTCATGTTGGATTATCTTTCTCTATTTGCCCAACATTATTCACAACCTCCAGAGAGTCCACCTCGATGAAGACATTATGGTTGCGACTGACGATGGTATATTTCCATCAGAATATGAG CAACTAGAAATGGCTTCAGAACAGATCTTCCTGCTCTACACTGGCGTGGGTGGGATAATTTTCATTGTAATGTCATTTCTGGCTGGGGCCGCCCTGCGTTCCACAAAGAGTAAG GCCATTGTAGTGATGACTGCTACGTCGGCTGAACCACCAGTTGAATAG